One Tamandua tetradactyla isolate mTamTet1 chromosome 20, mTamTet1.pri, whole genome shotgun sequence DNA segment encodes these proteins:
- the FAM193B gene encoding protein FAM193B isoform X2, protein MTRRRSRPSGGAGRRERARAPGPQKPQAPEPPPPPSLEAGAGAGPPEALTPAEPDRDRPREEDDPKLALGSQVPLTSSQSVQTCCLLCHRERKGWEEGPSQNGLVLQGEKLPPDFMPKLVKNLLGEMPLWVCQSCRKSMKEDERQTGQEHAVAISLSHTSCKSQSCGGDSHSSSSSSSSSSSSSSSCHGNSGDWDPSSFLSAHKLSGLWNSPHSSGVLPGNPLGSPPAITGEAFPISEHHRHSDLTAPPNSPTGPHPPPTSLIPPHPGSFGSPSHPHLLSTSPAAPFPAQASECPVAAAAAPHTPGACQSPHLPSTSMPLLKMPPPFSGCNHPCSGHCSGPLSLPPSSTQQLPGTQREPGCKGHKFTHSGLACQLPQPCEADEGLGEEEDSSSERSSCTSSSTHQRDGKFCDCCYCEFFGHNAPPAAPTSRNYTEIREKLRSRLTRRKEELPMNGGTLGGIPGEPTVDHRDVDELLEFINSTEPKVPNSARAAKRARHKLKKKEKEKAQLAAEALKQANRSVSGSQEPRPSRERLLEWPDRELDRVNSFLSSRLQEIKNTVKDSIRASFSVCELSMDSSGFSKEGAAETESQSLPSSNLNGSSEQRPDINLDLSPLTLGSPQNHTLQAPSEPAPPWAEIRGPHPPWTEVRGPPPGIIPGNGLVRRLNTVPNLSRVIWVKTPKPGNPSSEDLSLKEVPSCKQELPEPVASGGKPRKGKRQGSQAKKNEASPAPRPLASLEVPSAKGQTPGLKQLGKAPEPPKVGSCAEAGEGSRGNWPGPGWSSNPKTEKEKGNSWRNWPGEAKSRPLEQESLQPPGPARPQSLPQGKGRSRRSRNKQEKSASSLDDVFLPKDMDGVEMDETDREVEYFKRFCLDSAKQTRQKVAVNWTNFSLKKTTPSTAQ, encoded by the exons GTGCCCCTCACCTCTAGCCAGTCTGTGCAGACTTGCTGCCTCCTGTGTCACCGGGAACGCAAAGGCTGGGAAGAAGGCCCTTCTCAAAATGGACTGGTGTTGCAGGGTGAGAAGCTGCCCCCTGACTTCATGCCAAAGCTCGTCAAGAATCTCCTAGGCGAGATGCCTCTTTGGGTCTGCCAGAGTTGCCGAAAGAGCATGAAGGAAGATGAAAGGCAGACAGGTCAAGAGCATGCAGTGGCG ATCTCCTTGTCGCACACATCCTGCAAATCACAGTCTTGTGGGGGTGACTCTCATTCCTCTTCGTCCTCTTCTTCCTCATCTTCGTCCTCATCTTCCTCCTGCCATGGGAACTCAGGGGACTGGGATCCCAGCTCATTCCTGTCAGCACATAAGCTCTCGGGCCTCTGGAACTCCCCACACTCCAGTGGGGTCCTGCCAGGCAACCCACTTGGGAGTCCTCCTGCCATAACTG GTGAGGCTTTCCCCATCTCGGAGCACCACCGGCACTCAGACCTCACTGCCCCCCCTAATAGCCCCACCGGCCCCCACCCTCCACCAACATCTCTGATCCCACCTCATCCCGGATCCTTTGGCTCACCGTCCCACCCACACCTGCTGTCCACCTCCCCGGCAGCACCTTTCCCTGCCCAGGCTTCAGAGTGccctgttgctgctgctgctgccccaCACACCCCTGGGGCATGCCAGAGCCCTCACCTGCCCTCCACCAGCATGCCACTCCTGAAGATGCCTCCACCATTCTCGGGGTGCAACCACCCTTGTAGTGGGCACTGCAGTGGGCCTCTGAGTCTCCCACCATCGAGCACTCAGCAACTCCCTGGCACTCAGAG GGAGCCCGGGTGCAAGGGGCACAAGTTTACACACAGTGGCCTGGCATGTCAGCTGCCCCAACCCTGTGAGGCAGACGAGGGGCTGGGCGAGGAAGAGGATAGCAGCTCAGAGCGTAGCTCCTGCACCTCGTCCTCTACCCACCAGAGAGATGGCAAGTTCTGCGACTGCTGCTACTGTGAGTTCTTCGGTCACAATGCG ccaccCGCTGCCCCGACGAGTCGGAATTATACCGAGATCCGAGAGAAGCTCCGCTCGAGGCTGACCAGGCGAAAAGAGGAGTTGCCCATGAATGGGGGCACCCTGGGCGGGATCCCTGGGGAGCCCACCGTGGACCACCGAGATGTGGATGAGCTGCTCGAATTCATCAACAGCACGGAGCCCAAAGTCCCCAACAGCGCTAGGGCCGCCAAGCGGGCCCGGCACAAGCTGAAAAAGAAg GAAAAGGAGAAGGCCCAGTTGGCAGCGGAAGCCCTGAAGCAAGCGAACCGCAGTGTTTCTGGAAGCCAAGAGCCAAGGCCTTCTAGGGAGAGGCTCTTGGAGTGGCCTGACCGGGAGCTGGATCGGGTCAACAGCTTCCTGAGCAGCCGTTTGCAGGAGATAAAGAACACTGTCAAGGACTCCATCCGAGCCAGCTTCAGCGTATGTGAGCTCAGCATGGACAGCAGTGGCTTCTCCAAGGAAGGGGCTGCTGAGACTGAGTCCCAGAGTCTACCATCCTCAAATCTCAATGGCTCCTCAGAGCAGCGGCCTGACATCAACCTTGACCTGTCCCCTTTGACTTTGGGTTCCCCCCAGAACCACACGTTACAAGCTCCAAGTGAGCCAGCCCCACCATGGGCAGAAATTAGAGGCCCCCACCCACCATGGACAGAGGTGAGGGGTCCCCCTCCTGGTATCATTCCAGGGAATGGGCTAGTGAGGAGGCTCAATACTGTGCCCAACCTGTCTCGGGTGATCTGGGTCAAGACGCCTAAGCCAGGCAATCCTAGCTCTGAGGACCTGAGCCTGAAGGAGGTCCCCAGTTGCAAGCAGGAGCTACCTGAGCCTGTGGCCTCAGGTGGGAAGCCACGGAAAGGCAAAAGACAGGGCAGTCAGGCCAAGAAGAATGAAGCAAGCCCAGCCCCCCGACCCCTGGCCAGCCTAGAGGTGCCCAGTGCCAAGGGCCAGACCCCTGGCCTCAAGCAGCTGGGCAAGGCCCCAGAGCCTCCCAAAGTGGGCAGCTGTGCTGAGGCTGGAGAGGGGAGTCGGGGGAACTGGCCAGGACCAGGCTGGTCTAGCAACCCCAAAACCGAGAAGGAGAAGGGCAACTCCTGGCGAAACTGGCCAGGTGAGGCCAAGTCACGGCCTCTGGAACAGGAGTCCTTGCAGCCCCCAGGCCCAGCCAGGCCACAGAGCTTGCCACAGGGCAAGGGCCGCAGCCGCCGGAGCCGCAACAAGCAGGAGAAGTCGGCCTCCTCCTTGG ACGATGTGTTCCTGCCCAAGGACATGGATGGGGTGGAGATGGATGAGACTGACCGGGAAGTGGAATACTTTAAGAG GTTCTGTTTGGATTCTGCAAAGCAAACTCGTCAGAAAGTTGCTGTAAACTGGACCAACTTCAGCCTCAAGAAAACCACTCCTAGCACAGCTCAGTGA
- the FAM193B gene encoding protein FAM193B isoform X4: MTRRRSRPSGGAGRRERARAPGPQKPQAPEPPPPPSLEAGAGAGPPEALTPAEPDRDRPREEDDPKLALGSQVPLTSSQSVQTCCLLCHRERKGWEEGPSQNGLVLQGEKLPPDFMPKLVKNLLGEMPLWVCQSCRKSMKEDERQTGQEHAVAISLSHTSCKSQSCGGDSHSSSSSSSSSSSSSSSCHGNSGDWDPSSFLSAHKLSGLWNSPHSSGVLPGNPLGSPPAITGEAFPISEHHRHSDLTAPPNSPTGPHPPPTSLIPPHPGSFGSPSHPHLLSTSPAAPFPAQASECPVAAAAAPHTPGACQSPHLPSTSMPLLKMPPPFSGCNHPCSGHCSGPLSLPPSSTQQLPGTQREPGCKGHKFTHSGLACQLPQPCEADEGLGEEEDSSSERSSCTSSSTHQRDGKFCDCCYCEFFGHNAEKEKAQLAAEALKQANRSVSGSQEPRPSRERLLEWPDRELDRVNSFLSSRLQEIKNTVKDSIRASFSVCELSMDSSGFSKEGAAETESQSLPSSNLNGSSEQRPDINLDLSPLTLGSPQNHTLQAPSEPAPPWAEIRGPHPPWTEVRGPPPGIIPGNGLVRRLNTVPNLSRVIWVKTPKPGNPSSEDLSLKEVPSCKQELPEPVASGGKPRKGKRQGSQAKKNEASPAPRPLASLEVPSAKGQTPGLKQLGKAPEPPKVGSCAEAGEGSRGNWPGPGWSSNPKTEKEKGNSWRNWPGEAKSRPLEQESLQPPGPARPQSLPQGKGRSRRSRNKQEKSASSLDDVFLPKDMDGVEMDETDREVEYFKRFCLDSAKQTRQKVAVNWTNFSLKKTTPSTAQ, translated from the exons GTGCCCCTCACCTCTAGCCAGTCTGTGCAGACTTGCTGCCTCCTGTGTCACCGGGAACGCAAAGGCTGGGAAGAAGGCCCTTCTCAAAATGGACTGGTGTTGCAGGGTGAGAAGCTGCCCCCTGACTTCATGCCAAAGCTCGTCAAGAATCTCCTAGGCGAGATGCCTCTTTGGGTCTGCCAGAGTTGCCGAAAGAGCATGAAGGAAGATGAAAGGCAGACAGGTCAAGAGCATGCAGTGGCG ATCTCCTTGTCGCACACATCCTGCAAATCACAGTCTTGTGGGGGTGACTCTCATTCCTCTTCGTCCTCTTCTTCCTCATCTTCGTCCTCATCTTCCTCCTGCCATGGGAACTCAGGGGACTGGGATCCCAGCTCATTCCTGTCAGCACATAAGCTCTCGGGCCTCTGGAACTCCCCACACTCCAGTGGGGTCCTGCCAGGCAACCCACTTGGGAGTCCTCCTGCCATAACTG GTGAGGCTTTCCCCATCTCGGAGCACCACCGGCACTCAGACCTCACTGCCCCCCCTAATAGCCCCACCGGCCCCCACCCTCCACCAACATCTCTGATCCCACCTCATCCCGGATCCTTTGGCTCACCGTCCCACCCACACCTGCTGTCCACCTCCCCGGCAGCACCTTTCCCTGCCCAGGCTTCAGAGTGccctgttgctgctgctgctgccccaCACACCCCTGGGGCATGCCAGAGCCCTCACCTGCCCTCCACCAGCATGCCACTCCTGAAGATGCCTCCACCATTCTCGGGGTGCAACCACCCTTGTAGTGGGCACTGCAGTGGGCCTCTGAGTCTCCCACCATCGAGCACTCAGCAACTCCCTGGCACTCAGAG GGAGCCCGGGTGCAAGGGGCACAAGTTTACACACAGTGGCCTGGCATGTCAGCTGCCCCAACCCTGTGAGGCAGACGAGGGGCTGGGCGAGGAAGAGGATAGCAGCTCAGAGCGTAGCTCCTGCACCTCGTCCTCTACCCACCAGAGAGATGGCAAGTTCTGCGACTGCTGCTACTGTGAGTTCTTCGGTCACAATGCG GAAAAGGAGAAGGCCCAGTTGGCAGCGGAAGCCCTGAAGCAAGCGAACCGCAGTGTTTCTGGAAGCCAAGAGCCAAGGCCTTCTAGGGAGAGGCTCTTGGAGTGGCCTGACCGGGAGCTGGATCGGGTCAACAGCTTCCTGAGCAGCCGTTTGCAGGAGATAAAGAACACTGTCAAGGACTCCATCCGAGCCAGCTTCAGCGTATGTGAGCTCAGCATGGACAGCAGTGGCTTCTCCAAGGAAGGGGCTGCTGAGACTGAGTCCCAGAGTCTACCATCCTCAAATCTCAATGGCTCCTCAGAGCAGCGGCCTGACATCAACCTTGACCTGTCCCCTTTGACTTTGGGTTCCCCCCAGAACCACACGTTACAAGCTCCAAGTGAGCCAGCCCCACCATGGGCAGAAATTAGAGGCCCCCACCCACCATGGACAGAGGTGAGGGGTCCCCCTCCTGGTATCATTCCAGGGAATGGGCTAGTGAGGAGGCTCAATACTGTGCCCAACCTGTCTCGGGTGATCTGGGTCAAGACGCCTAAGCCAGGCAATCCTAGCTCTGAGGACCTGAGCCTGAAGGAGGTCCCCAGTTGCAAGCAGGAGCTACCTGAGCCTGTGGCCTCAGGTGGGAAGCCACGGAAAGGCAAAAGACAGGGCAGTCAGGCCAAGAAGAATGAAGCAAGCCCAGCCCCCCGACCCCTGGCCAGCCTAGAGGTGCCCAGTGCCAAGGGCCAGACCCCTGGCCTCAAGCAGCTGGGCAAGGCCCCAGAGCCTCCCAAAGTGGGCAGCTGTGCTGAGGCTGGAGAGGGGAGTCGGGGGAACTGGCCAGGACCAGGCTGGTCTAGCAACCCCAAAACCGAGAAGGAGAAGGGCAACTCCTGGCGAAACTGGCCAGGTGAGGCCAAGTCACGGCCTCTGGAACAGGAGTCCTTGCAGCCCCCAGGCCCAGCCAGGCCACAGAGCTTGCCACAGGGCAAGGGCCGCAGCCGCCGGAGCCGCAACAAGCAGGAGAAGTCGGCCTCCTCCTTGG ACGATGTGTTCCTGCCCAAGGACATGGATGGGGTGGAGATGGATGAGACTGACCGGGAAGTGGAATACTTTAAGAG GTTCTGTTTGGATTCTGCAAAGCAAACTCGTCAGAAAGTTGCTGTAAACTGGACCAACTTCAGCCTCAAGAAAACCACTCCTAGCACAGCTCAGTGA
- the FAM193B gene encoding protein FAM193B isoform X7, with amino-acid sequence MALDSLLVESLELCMEPGCKGHKFTHSGLACQLPQPCEADEGLGEEEDSSSERSSCTSSSTHQRDGKFCDCCYCEFFGHNAPPAAPTSRNYTEIREKLRSRLTRRKEELPMNGGTLGGIPGEPTVDHRDVDELLEFINSTEPKVPNSARAAKRARHKLKKKEKEKAQLAAEALKQANRSVSGSQEPRPSRERLLEWPDRELDRVNSFLSSRLQEIKNTVKDSIRASFSVCELSMDSSGFSKEGAAETESQSLPSSNLNGSSEQRPDINLDLSPLTLGSPQNHTLQAPSEPAPPWAEIRGPHPPWTEVRGPPPGIIPGNGLVRRLNTVPNLSRVIWVKTPKPGNPSSEDLSLKEVPSCKQELPEPVASGGKPRKGKRQGSQAKKNEASPAPRPLASLEVPSAKGQTPGLKQLGKAPEPPKVGSCAEAGEGSRGNWPGPGWSSNPKTEKEKGNSWRNWPGEAKSRPLEQESLQPPGPARPQSLPQGKGRSRRSRNKQEKSASSLDDVFLPKDMDGVEMDETDREVEYFKRFCLDSAKQTRQKVAVNWTNFSLKKTTPSTAQ; translated from the exons GGAGCCCGGGTGCAAGGGGCACAAGTTTACACACAGTGGCCTGGCATGTCAGCTGCCCCAACCCTGTGAGGCAGACGAGGGGCTGGGCGAGGAAGAGGATAGCAGCTCAGAGCGTAGCTCCTGCACCTCGTCCTCTACCCACCAGAGAGATGGCAAGTTCTGCGACTGCTGCTACTGTGAGTTCTTCGGTCACAATGCG ccaccCGCTGCCCCGACGAGTCGGAATTATACCGAGATCCGAGAGAAGCTCCGCTCGAGGCTGACCAGGCGAAAAGAGGAGTTGCCCATGAATGGGGGCACCCTGGGCGGGATCCCTGGGGAGCCCACCGTGGACCACCGAGATGTGGATGAGCTGCTCGAATTCATCAACAGCACGGAGCCCAAAGTCCCCAACAGCGCTAGGGCCGCCAAGCGGGCCCGGCACAAGCTGAAAAAGAAg GAAAAGGAGAAGGCCCAGTTGGCAGCGGAAGCCCTGAAGCAAGCGAACCGCAGTGTTTCTGGAAGCCAAGAGCCAAGGCCTTCTAGGGAGAGGCTCTTGGAGTGGCCTGACCGGGAGCTGGATCGGGTCAACAGCTTCCTGAGCAGCCGTTTGCAGGAGATAAAGAACACTGTCAAGGACTCCATCCGAGCCAGCTTCAGCGTATGTGAGCTCAGCATGGACAGCAGTGGCTTCTCCAAGGAAGGGGCTGCTGAGACTGAGTCCCAGAGTCTACCATCCTCAAATCTCAATGGCTCCTCAGAGCAGCGGCCTGACATCAACCTTGACCTGTCCCCTTTGACTTTGGGTTCCCCCCAGAACCACACGTTACAAGCTCCAAGTGAGCCAGCCCCACCATGGGCAGAAATTAGAGGCCCCCACCCACCATGGACAGAGGTGAGGGGTCCCCCTCCTGGTATCATTCCAGGGAATGGGCTAGTGAGGAGGCTCAATACTGTGCCCAACCTGTCTCGGGTGATCTGGGTCAAGACGCCTAAGCCAGGCAATCCTAGCTCTGAGGACCTGAGCCTGAAGGAGGTCCCCAGTTGCAAGCAGGAGCTACCTGAGCCTGTGGCCTCAGGTGGGAAGCCACGGAAAGGCAAAAGACAGGGCAGTCAGGCCAAGAAGAATGAAGCAAGCCCAGCCCCCCGACCCCTGGCCAGCCTAGAGGTGCCCAGTGCCAAGGGCCAGACCCCTGGCCTCAAGCAGCTGGGCAAGGCCCCAGAGCCTCCCAAAGTGGGCAGCTGTGCTGAGGCTGGAGAGGGGAGTCGGGGGAACTGGCCAGGACCAGGCTGGTCTAGCAACCCCAAAACCGAGAAGGAGAAGGGCAACTCCTGGCGAAACTGGCCAGGTGAGGCCAAGTCACGGCCTCTGGAACAGGAGTCCTTGCAGCCCCCAGGCCCAGCCAGGCCACAGAGCTTGCCACAGGGCAAGGGCCGCAGCCGCCGGAGCCGCAACAAGCAGGAGAAGTCGGCCTCCTCCTTGG ACGATGTGTTCCTGCCCAAGGACATGGATGGGGTGGAGATGGATGAGACTGACCGGGAAGTGGAATACTTTAAGAG GTTCTGTTTGGATTCTGCAAAGCAAACTCGTCAGAAAGTTGCTGTAAACTGGACCAACTTCAGCCTCAAGAAAACCACTCCTAGCACAGCTCAGTGA
- the FAM193B gene encoding protein FAM193B isoform X3, which yields MPERVPLTSSQSVQTCCLLCHRERKGWEEGPSQNGLVLQGEKLPPDFMPKLVKNLLGEMPLWVCQSCRKSMKEDERQTGQEHAVAISLSHTSCKSQSCGGDSHSSSSSSSSSSSSSSSCHGNSGDWDPSSFLSAHKLSGLWNSPHSSGVLPGNPLGSPPAITGEAFPISEHHRHSDLTAPPNSPTGPHPPPTSLIPPHPGSFGSPSHPHLLSTSPAAPFPAQASECPVAAAAAPHTPGACQSPHLPSTSMPLLKMPPPFSGCNHPCSGHCSGPLSLPPSSTQQLPGTQSREPGCKGHKFTHSGLACQLPQPCEADEGLGEEEDSSSERSSCTSSSTHQRDGKFCDCCYCEFFGHNAPPAAPTSRNYTEIREKLRSRLTRRKEELPMNGGTLGGIPGEPTVDHRDVDELLEFINSTEPKVPNSARAAKRARHKLKKKEKEKAQLAAEALKQANRSVSGSQEPRPSRERLLEWPDRELDRVNSFLSSRLQEIKNTVKDSIRASFSVCELSMDSSGFSKEGAAETESQSLPSSNLNGSSEQRPDINLDLSPLTLGSPQNHTLQAPSEPAPPWAEIRGPHPPWTEVRGPPPGIIPGNGLVRRLNTVPNLSRVIWVKTPKPGNPSSEDLSLKEVPSCKQELPEPVASGGKPRKGKRQGSQAKKNEASPAPRPLASLEVPSAKGQTPGLKQLGKAPEPPKVGSCAEAGEGSRGNWPGPGWSSNPKTEKEKGNSWRNWPGEAKSRPLEQESLQPPGPARPQSLPQGKGRSRRSRNKQEKSASSLDDVFLPKDMDGVEMDETDREVEYFKRFCLDSAKQTRQKVAVNWTNFSLKKTTPSTAQ from the exons ATGCCAGAGAGG GTGCCCCTCACCTCTAGCCAGTCTGTGCAGACTTGCTGCCTCCTGTGTCACCGGGAACGCAAAGGCTGGGAAGAAGGCCCTTCTCAAAATGGACTGGTGTTGCAGGGTGAGAAGCTGCCCCCTGACTTCATGCCAAAGCTCGTCAAGAATCTCCTAGGCGAGATGCCTCTTTGGGTCTGCCAGAGTTGCCGAAAGAGCATGAAGGAAGATGAAAGGCAGACAGGTCAAGAGCATGCAGTGGCG ATCTCCTTGTCGCACACATCCTGCAAATCACAGTCTTGTGGGGGTGACTCTCATTCCTCTTCGTCCTCTTCTTCCTCATCTTCGTCCTCATCTTCCTCCTGCCATGGGAACTCAGGGGACTGGGATCCCAGCTCATTCCTGTCAGCACATAAGCTCTCGGGCCTCTGGAACTCCCCACACTCCAGTGGGGTCCTGCCAGGCAACCCACTTGGGAGTCCTCCTGCCATAACTG GTGAGGCTTTCCCCATCTCGGAGCACCACCGGCACTCAGACCTCACTGCCCCCCCTAATAGCCCCACCGGCCCCCACCCTCCACCAACATCTCTGATCCCACCTCATCCCGGATCCTTTGGCTCACCGTCCCACCCACACCTGCTGTCCACCTCCCCGGCAGCACCTTTCCCTGCCCAGGCTTCAGAGTGccctgttgctgctgctgctgccccaCACACCCCTGGGGCATGCCAGAGCCCTCACCTGCCCTCCACCAGCATGCCACTCCTGAAGATGCCTCCACCATTCTCGGGGTGCAACCACCCTTGTAGTGGGCACTGCAGTGGGCCTCTGAGTCTCCCACCATCGAGCACTCAGCAACTCCCTGGCACTCAGAG CAGGGAGCCCGGGTGCAAGGGGCACAAGTTTACACACAGTGGCCTGGCATGTCAGCTGCCCCAACCCTGTGAGGCAGACGAGGGGCTGGGCGAGGAAGAGGATAGCAGCTCAGAGCGTAGCTCCTGCACCTCGTCCTCTACCCACCAGAGAGATGGCAAGTTCTGCGACTGCTGCTACTGTGAGTTCTTCGGTCACAATGCG ccaccCGCTGCCCCGACGAGTCGGAATTATACCGAGATCCGAGAGAAGCTCCGCTCGAGGCTGACCAGGCGAAAAGAGGAGTTGCCCATGAATGGGGGCACCCTGGGCGGGATCCCTGGGGAGCCCACCGTGGACCACCGAGATGTGGATGAGCTGCTCGAATTCATCAACAGCACGGAGCCCAAAGTCCCCAACAGCGCTAGGGCCGCCAAGCGGGCCCGGCACAAGCTGAAAAAGAAg GAAAAGGAGAAGGCCCAGTTGGCAGCGGAAGCCCTGAAGCAAGCGAACCGCAGTGTTTCTGGAAGCCAAGAGCCAAGGCCTTCTAGGGAGAGGCTCTTGGAGTGGCCTGACCGGGAGCTGGATCGGGTCAACAGCTTCCTGAGCAGCCGTTTGCAGGAGATAAAGAACACTGTCAAGGACTCCATCCGAGCCAGCTTCAGCGTATGTGAGCTCAGCATGGACAGCAGTGGCTTCTCCAAGGAAGGGGCTGCTGAGACTGAGTCCCAGAGTCTACCATCCTCAAATCTCAATGGCTCCTCAGAGCAGCGGCCTGACATCAACCTTGACCTGTCCCCTTTGACTTTGGGTTCCCCCCAGAACCACACGTTACAAGCTCCAAGTGAGCCAGCCCCACCATGGGCAGAAATTAGAGGCCCCCACCCACCATGGACAGAGGTGAGGGGTCCCCCTCCTGGTATCATTCCAGGGAATGGGCTAGTGAGGAGGCTCAATACTGTGCCCAACCTGTCTCGGGTGATCTGGGTCAAGACGCCTAAGCCAGGCAATCCTAGCTCTGAGGACCTGAGCCTGAAGGAGGTCCCCAGTTGCAAGCAGGAGCTACCTGAGCCTGTGGCCTCAGGTGGGAAGCCACGGAAAGGCAAAAGACAGGGCAGTCAGGCCAAGAAGAATGAAGCAAGCCCAGCCCCCCGACCCCTGGCCAGCCTAGAGGTGCCCAGTGCCAAGGGCCAGACCCCTGGCCTCAAGCAGCTGGGCAAGGCCCCAGAGCCTCCCAAAGTGGGCAGCTGTGCTGAGGCTGGAGAGGGGAGTCGGGGGAACTGGCCAGGACCAGGCTGGTCTAGCAACCCCAAAACCGAGAAGGAGAAGGGCAACTCCTGGCGAAACTGGCCAGGTGAGGCCAAGTCACGGCCTCTGGAACAGGAGTCCTTGCAGCCCCCAGGCCCAGCCAGGCCACAGAGCTTGCCACAGGGCAAGGGCCGCAGCCGCCGGAGCCGCAACAAGCAGGAGAAGTCGGCCTCCTCCTTGG ACGATGTGTTCCTGCCCAAGGACATGGATGGGGTGGAGATGGATGAGACTGACCGGGAAGTGGAATACTTTAAGAG GTTCTGTTTGGATTCTGCAAAGCAAACTCGTCAGAAAGTTGCTGTAAACTGGACCAACTTCAGCCTCAAGAAAACCACTCCTAGCACAGCTCAGTGA